The window GTCATTCCAATTCTTGCCGGCTACATCGTCGCTGCCGAGGAACAGGGAGTGAAGCACGAGCAGCTTTCCGGTACCATCCAGAACGATATTTTAAAAGAGTACCTGACCAGAAACACTTATATTTATCCACCCGAGCCCTCCATGCGGATTATCTCCGACATCATGGAATTCTGCTCCAAGAATATGCCGCGCTACAATACCATCAGTATCTCCGGCTATCACATGATGGAAGCCGGTGCCAACTCGGTACTGCAAACCGCCTTCACCCTGGCGGATGGTGTTGAATATGTTCGCGCTGCCTTGAAATCCGGTATGGATGTAGACACCTTCGCTCCACGCCTGTCGTTTTTCTTCGGCATCGGCATGAACTTCTTCATGGACATCGCCATGCTGCGTGCCGCCCGCTTTCTCTGGCACCGGTTGATGAGCCAGTTCAACCCGACAAACCCGAAGTCTTCCATGCTGCGTACGCATTGCCAGACCTCCGGCTGGAGCCTCACCGAGCAGGACCCGTATAACAACGTAATCCGTACCACTCTCGAGGCAATGAGTGCGGTTCTGGGCGGTACCCAGTCACTGCATACCAACTCATTTGATGAAGCTATCGGCCTGCCGACCGACTTCTCTGCCCGCATTGCCCGGAACACCCAGATTATCATCCAGGAAGAGTCCGAGGTAACGAAAGTTATCGATCCCCTCGGCGGATCCTACTATATCGAATCCCTCACCGCCTCCATCGTCGAAGAAGCGCAGAAGATCATCGACGAGGTTGAAGAGCTCGGCGGCATGGCCAAGGCCATCGAATCCGGTATGCCGAAAATGCGTATTGAAGAATCTGCCGCCAGAAAGCAGGCACGTATCGATCAAGGCAATGATGTTATCGTGGGCGTAAATAAGTATAAACTGCCGAACGAAGAGATTGATTTCGAGGTACGTGAAGTACCGTCGACTGTTCGCGATGAGCAGGTAGAACGCCTCAAGCAGATCAAGGCAACCCGTGATTCCGCAGCTGTCGAAAAAGCTCTTGCACATCTCAAAGATGTCGCCCAAAATGGTGGCAACCTGCTTGAGGCCTCCTTGCCTGCGGTTCGCGCCCGAGCAACCCTGGGAGAGATCTCAGACGCCATGGAAAGCGTATTTGACCGTTTCACCGCCACCACCCGCTGCATCTCCGGCGCGTATGCCTCTGAATACACAGACAACAACAAAGACGTGATCGACGCCCTTCGCAAACGTACAGAAACCTTCATGGAGAAAACCGGACGCCGGCCAAGAATGCTGGTCACCAAGATGGGCCAGGACGGCCATGACCGCGGCATCAAGGTTATTGCCAGCTCCTACGCTGATCTCGGTTTCGATGTGGACATCAGCCCGATGTTCCAGACCCCTGAAGAGGCAGCCAAGATGGCAGTCGAGAACGATGTACACATCGTCGGCGCGTCAAGCCTTGCCGCAGGCCACAAGACCCTTGTTCCTGCTCTTATTGAAGAACTCAAAAAACTCGATGCAGGCGATATTATCGTAGTCGCTGGCGGCGTTATTCCTCCAGGCGATTATGAGTATCTCTATGAAAAGGGCGTTCGCGCAGTATTCGGTCCAGGTACCCCGATTCCTGAGTCTGCCGACAAGACCCTGCAGCTTCTTGAGAAAAAATATATACAATGATGTGGAGGAGGTTTATCATACCGGGATAACCTGCTTTCCCTCAGGGCACGTACTTGTACGTGCCCTTTTTCTTCCAATTGCTGATTTGAGCACACTATGCAGATAGACATTGAAGCCCACATAAAAGGCCTTGAGAGTGGAAATCGGCGAATGCTCGCCCGTACTATCACCCTGATTGAATCAGTATTGCCTGCCCATCAGCAGGCCGCCCGTACCATCATCGATCGGCTGCTGCCGCGTACCGGCAAAAGTGTTCGACTTGGGATTACAGGCGTGCCGGGTGCCGGGAAGTCTACTTTCATAGAATCTTTCGGGACAATGCTGACCGGCATGGGCCACAAAGTCGCGGTGTTGGCCATCGATCCCAGTTCCACTCGCAGCGGCGGCTCCATATTAGGCGATAAAACCCGTATGGAAAAACTGTCTATTGATCACAATGCCTTCATCCGGCCCTCGCCTTCCGGCGGTAATCTCGGTGGCGTGGCCCGTAAGACACGTGAAGTAATGCTGGCCTGCGAGGCGGCAGGATTTGATGTGATTATTATTGAGACAGTGGGAGTCGGCCAGTCAGAGACCACGGTCGCGTCCATGGTCGATTTTTTCATGGTACTGATGATCGCCGGGGCTGGAGACGAGTTACAGGGCATCAAAAAGGGTGTGCTTGAGGTGGCCGATACAATCGTCATCAATAAAGCAGACGGTGATAATATCAGTCGCGCGGAAGCTGCCCAGAAAGAATACCAGGCTGCCCTTCATCTCCTGATGCCGCACAGCCTTAACTGGAATCCACCAGTGCTCACCTGCAGTTCGCTGCGTTCAACCGGCCTGGATACGATCTGGCAGACCATCCTCGATCATAAAGAAAAGCTCACAGCCTGTGGTGAACTCGAGGAGAAGCGGAAAAACCAGACTCAGGACTGGCTCACCTTCCTGCTCAATGAAGGACTTCGCGACTGGTTTTTCCAGCTTGACGAAGTGAAAAGCACTCTGCCGCAGTTGAGAAACGAGCTTGCAGAAGGCACCCTCTCCCCCACCGCGGCCGCCACGGAATTACTGCATCTTCTTCGAAGACATTGAAGAACTGCAGCAGCAGACCGATTTGGGCCGGAATATCCCCTTTATTCCGGCAGTAACATCCTTATTCCTGCTGAGATTCTCTTTTTTCGACCTCTTCCAGCCTCACCAGCACCTCTTTATTAGAACCCAGGAGTATACCGAGCCAGGAAGTGGATTCGTGTTCAGACAAGGCAATCTTTATCGCCATGGTCAGCGGCACAGACAACAGCATACCGATCGGCCCCAGCACCCAGCCCCAGAAAACCAGAGACAGGAAAACCACCAGGGCAGAAAGGCCGACACCTCTTCCCATAACTCTCGGTTCGATGATCGAGCCGATTATGACATTGACGAGCAAAAAGCCGATACCAGTTGCCGCGGCATACCCTACCCCCAACTGCACCAGCGCCAACAGGATCGGTGGGATCGATGCGATCAGTGAACCGATATTCGGTATAAAATTGAGCAGAAAAGCCAGCAACGCCCAGAGCACCGGAAAATCCACCCCCAGGAACTGCAGCAAGATATAGACAAGAACTCCTGTCGCCAGGCTGGTGGTTGATTTTATCGCCAGATAGCGGTTCACCCCTTTGGTTATCGCGGTATAACTGTCCAGTGCACCATATTTCCCATTACGGATCAGGCGTATTTTTAAAGGGATTGCTGCGCCCTCAAGAATCAGAAAGGTGAACATTAACAGAATCATGAACGCATTTTTTAAAATACCGCCCACAGAATTCAAGGTACTGGCCACCAATCGCATCAACCTGCCGGGATCAAAGATATCGTCGAGGATAGATTTATCTACCGTGAGACCATAACCTTGCAGCCACACCCAGCCTTCCCCAACCATTGCGCGAAGTCTCTCCTGATAAAGTGGGACCGAGCGTGTAAAATCGGCAACAGCCGTGCCAACCAGAAGAGCAAGCGCCACCCAGGCACCGACCACCACTACCAGGATCAACAGTAACCCAAGCAACTCGGGAACACCTTTTTTTTCCAGCCAGATGAGCAATGGCAAACAGACCACCGCCAGAAAAACTGCCAGCAAAAAAGGCACAACCAAGGCGCCTGCAGCCTTGATACCCGCTATGGTGACTACAAAAGCAGCAAAATTCAAAAGACCACGGCCGCCAGCCTGAGGTAAAGATGTCATAAATTCAATCCGTTATTTTGAGATAATCAGGCGCATAGAGTACCCTATCACCAGCTTGAGATCATTTTAGAATTGGTTAAATTTCGTTTTCCCCATTGCAAAGCCGTTTTTTTCAGTTACAGCCCGGTACCTGAATATCATCTCTCGCCTCGGCCCCTAACACCATATTACAGACG of the Desulfosediminicola ganghwensis genome contains:
- the meaB gene encoding methylmalonyl Co-A mutase-associated GTPase MeaB — translated: MQIDIEAHIKGLESGNRRMLARTITLIESVLPAHQQAARTIIDRLLPRTGKSVRLGITGVPGAGKSTFIESFGTMLTGMGHKVAVLAIDPSSTRSGGSILGDKTRMEKLSIDHNAFIRPSPSGGNLGGVARKTREVMLACEAAGFDVIIIETVGVGQSETTVASMVDFFMVLMIAGAGDELQGIKKGVLEVADTIVINKADGDNISRAEAAQKEYQAALHLLMPHSLNWNPPVLTCSSLRSTGLDTIWQTILDHKEKLTACGELEEKRKNQTQDWLTFLLNEGLRDWFFQLDEVKSTLPQLRNELAEGTLSPTAAATELLHLLRRH
- the scpA gene encoding methylmalonyl-CoA mutase; the protein is MSVHPDKAKWEEAATKLLKGKSPDSLNWATPEGITVKPLYTAEDLEGVESVNTLPGMAPYVRGPMATMYAGRPWTIRQYAGFSTAKESNEFYRKALAAGQKGLSVAFDLATHRGYDSDHPRVAGDIGKAGVAIDSVEDMKILFDGIPLDKMSVSMTMNGAVIPILAGYIVAAEEQGVKHEQLSGTIQNDILKEYLTRNTYIYPPEPSMRIISDIMEFCSKNMPRYNTISISGYHMMEAGANSVLQTAFTLADGVEYVRAALKSGMDVDTFAPRLSFFFGIGMNFFMDIAMLRAARFLWHRLMSQFNPTNPKSSMLRTHCQTSGWSLTEQDPYNNVIRTTLEAMSAVLGGTQSLHTNSFDEAIGLPTDFSARIARNTQIIIQEESEVTKVIDPLGGSYYIESLTASIVEEAQKIIDEVEELGGMAKAIESGMPKMRIEESAARKQARIDQGNDVIVGVNKYKLPNEEIDFEVREVPSTVRDEQVERLKQIKATRDSAAVEKALAHLKDVAQNGGNLLEASLPAVRARATLGEISDAMESVFDRFTATTRCISGAYASEYTDNNKDVIDALRKRTETFMEKTGRRPRMLVTKMGQDGHDRGIKVIASSYADLGFDVDISPMFQTPEEAAKMAVENDVHIVGASSLAAGHKTLVPALIEELKKLDAGDIIVVAGGVIPPGDYEYLYEKGVRAVFGPGTPIPESADKTLQLLEKKYIQ
- a CDS encoding AI-2E family transporter, whose translation is MTSLPQAGGRGLLNFAAFVVTIAGIKAAGALVVPFLLAVFLAVVCLPLLIWLEKKGVPELLGLLLILVVVVGAWVALALLVGTAVADFTRSVPLYQERLRAMVGEGWVWLQGYGLTVDKSILDDIFDPGRLMRLVASTLNSVGGILKNAFMILLMFTFLILEGAAIPLKIRLIRNGKYGALDSYTAITKGVNRYLAIKSTTSLATGVLVYILLQFLGVDFPVLWALLAFLLNFIPNIGSLIASIPPILLALVQLGVGYAAATGIGFLLVNVIIGSIIEPRVMGRGVGLSALVVFLSLVFWGWVLGPIGMLLSVPLTMAIKIALSEHESTSWLGILLGSNKEVLVRLEEVEKRESQQE